One window of Nocardia sp. NBC_00508 genomic DNA carries:
- a CDS encoding NAD(P)-dependent alcohol dehydrogenase: MRALQLTEPGVLELREVPIPEIGPADLLLRVGAAGICHSDLHVLDIPFRMREQPLTLGHEIAGTVEAIGGAVDGRRPCERGVVYLCWSCGVCRECVGGNENVCRAAGRTAMPPCPGLGPDGDMAEYIRVPASSFVPIGDLDFLQAAPLADAALSSYHAIRGAREQLGPGSVAVVIGIGGLGHVAVQILTATTAARVLAVDVSADKLELAARCGAAEGLTAGADTAREILDRTEGRGADAVFDFVGVDVTARLAVESVAPNGAYRMIGLGGGAPEITAAPAGGPGWPWGASIRKSYGGTKSDLIDAVALATSGRLWVEVERYALAEGRDALDRLERGLVTGRAVLVPEP; this comes from the coding sequence ATGCGGGCACTACAGCTCACCGAGCCGGGCGTGCTGGAACTGCGTGAGGTACCGATCCCGGAGATCGGTCCGGCCGATCTGCTACTGCGCGTGGGCGCGGCGGGCATCTGCCATTCGGATCTGCACGTGCTGGACATCCCGTTCCGGATGCGCGAGCAGCCGCTGACTCTGGGTCACGAGATCGCGGGCACCGTCGAGGCGATCGGCGGCGCGGTCGACGGCCGCCGCCCCTGCGAGCGCGGCGTGGTGTATCTGTGCTGGTCGTGCGGGGTGTGCCGGGAGTGCGTCGGCGGCAACGAGAACGTCTGCCGTGCCGCGGGCCGCACCGCCATGCCACCCTGCCCCGGGCTCGGCCCGGACGGCGACATGGCGGAGTACATCCGCGTGCCCGCGAGTTCGTTCGTCCCGATCGGCGACCTGGATTTCCTCCAGGCCGCGCCGCTGGCCGACGCCGCCCTGTCGAGTTATCACGCCATCCGCGGCGCTCGCGAGCAGCTCGGCCCGGGGTCGGTGGCAGTGGTCATCGGGATCGGCGGGCTCGGTCACGTCGCGGTGCAGATCCTCACCGCGACTACGGCGGCCCGGGTACTGGCCGTGGACGTGAGCGCCGACAAGCTCGAACTCGCCGCGCGGTGCGGTGCGGCCGAGGGACTCACGGCGGGCGCCGACACCGCGCGCGAGATCCTCGACCGCACCGAAGGCCGGGGCGCGGACGCGGTGTTCGACTTCGTCGGCGTGGACGTGACCGCGCGGCTCGCGGTGGAGTCGGTGGCGCCCAACGGGGCCTACCGGATGATCGGCCTGGGCGGCGGCGCTCCGGAAATCACGGCGGCACCGGCAGGCGGGCCGGGCTGGCCGTGGGGTGCCTCGATCCGAAAGTCCTATGGCGGCACCAAATCCGACTTGATCGACGCCGTGGCATTGGCCACCTCGGGCAGGCTATGGGTCGAGGTGGAGCGCTACGCCCTTGCCGAGGGCCGCGACGCCCTCGACCGGCTGGAGCGGGGCCTGGTCACCGGCCGAGCGGTCCTGGTCCCCGAGCCGTGA
- a CDS encoding DUF6319 family protein, protein MPSPRTKPQPLSDSEIQQIATDIAGGHPPIVWFTAAAVGVPEGRSGKVIALGDPADGDFLQIRPTGSKDVLSFSPTEVTLTKPPRGAAGSTAQPKSTTRKESAVTQPSTVTSTATAPASAPTPKPPASTPQASEPDSAAKGARQAPAAKAAKAPAARKSKAPEVTVTLNGTADGEWSVDVVSGKKRTVRGLPVPSSAVAQAAKILHPEVAEVVAGIMETLRGAQEAKVQQLQAELEQAKRLLEELTD, encoded by the coding sequence ATGCCGTCGCCACGAACAAAGCCGCAGCCCTTGTCGGACAGCGAGATTCAGCAGATCGCCACGGACATCGCCGGAGGCCACCCGCCCATTGTCTGGTTCACCGCGGCCGCGGTGGGCGTCCCGGAAGGGCGTTCGGGCAAGGTGATCGCGCTCGGCGACCCCGCCGACGGGGACTTCCTGCAGATCCGGCCGACCGGATCGAAGGATGTACTGTCCTTCTCGCCGACCGAGGTGACATTGACCAAGCCGCCGCGAGGGGCGGCGGGTTCCACCGCCCAGCCGAAGTCGACAACCAGGAAGGAATCCGCTGTGACCCAGCCGTCGACCGTGACGAGCACCGCGACAGCGCCCGCGAGCGCCCCCACCCCGAAGCCGCCGGCGAGCACCCCGCAAGCGAGCGAACCCGACAGCGCGGCCAAAGGCGCCAGGCAGGCCCCGGCGGCAAAGGCCGCGAAAGCTCCCGCCGCACGCAAGTCGAAGGCGCCCGAGGTCACGGTGACCCTGAACGGCACCGCCGACGGCGAGTGGTCGGTCGACGTGGTGAGCGGCAAGAAGCGCACGGTGCGCGGTCTTCCGGTGCCCAGTTCCGCGGTCGCGCAGGCGGCCAAGATCCTCCACCCGGAGGTCGCCGAGGTGGTCGCGGGGATCATGGAGACGTTGCGTGGTGCGCAGGAGGCCAAGGTGCAGCAGTTGCAGGCGGAGCTCGAGCAGGCCAAGCGCCTGCTCGAGGAATTGACCGACTGA
- a CDS encoding class I adenylate-forming enzyme family protein, producing MTKPFDPQAIAAQAAAQLIGPGGRFEMVVQDVLGAPMPVVRHRRSSLREVLAASVAYGDRDYLVTADRTMSFTEHAAAVAALATALRDRFGVGKGDRVGILAANTPEWVVTFWAAQALGAIAVGYNAWWAPREVAYGVQHTSPTVLVVDAKRAALVAELDLRVPVLTMEHDVPALLADFRTDTLPHIEIDEDDPAVILYTSGTSGRPKGAVHSHRNLVAVIDYHVFNDALAAAFTGATELPTGRRYLLTSPLFHIASLHNLIVPRLVTGDAAVIHQGSFDADRVLRLIEAERITNWGAMPTMATRMLELDLSAYDLSSLAAFSLNSAPSSAALQQGLRDQLPVARNALVTSYGLTECSTAATLAGSAELAAFPDTVGRPVLGVTLEIRDNSGNLVPDGTEGEIYLRSPYVMLGYWQDEAATAAAITADRWLRTGDIGVLEDGRLRLSGRRSDLILRGGENVYPTEIEQCLEEHPAVRECAVVGVPDADLGQQVAALVVVESATATTEDELRAFTAERLAYYKVPARWRLTTTALPRNATGKVVRTGLEV from the coding sequence ATGACAAAGCCATTCGACCCGCAGGCAATCGCGGCGCAGGCGGCAGCCCAGCTCATCGGACCCGGCGGCCGGTTCGAGATGGTGGTGCAGGACGTGCTCGGCGCACCCATGCCGGTCGTGCGCCACCGCCGATCCTCGCTGCGCGAAGTGCTCGCCGCCTCGGTCGCCTACGGCGACCGGGACTACCTGGTCACCGCCGACCGCACAATGTCCTTCACCGAGCACGCCGCCGCCGTCGCGGCGCTGGCCACGGCTCTGCGTGACCGATTCGGCGTCGGCAAGGGCGACCGCGTCGGCATTCTCGCGGCGAACACGCCCGAATGGGTGGTCACGTTCTGGGCCGCGCAAGCGCTCGGCGCCATCGCGGTGGGCTACAACGCGTGGTGGGCGCCCCGCGAGGTCGCCTACGGCGTGCAGCACACCAGCCCCACCGTGCTCGTCGTCGACGCGAAGCGCGCGGCACTGGTGGCGGAACTGGACCTCCGGGTCCCGGTGCTCACCATGGAGCACGATGTCCCCGCGCTCCTTGCCGACTTCCGGACCGACACACTGCCACACATCGAAATCGACGAGGACGACCCCGCGGTGATCCTCTACACCAGCGGCACCAGCGGACGGCCGAAGGGCGCGGTGCACTCGCATCGAAACCTGGTGGCGGTCATCGACTATCACGTCTTCAACGACGCGCTCGCCGCCGCGTTCACCGGAGCCACGGAGCTGCCCACCGGACGGCGCTACTTACTCACCTCGCCGCTGTTCCACATCGCCAGCCTGCACAACTTGATAGTGCCCCGGCTGGTCACCGGGGATGCCGCCGTCATCCATCAAGGGTCGTTCGACGCCGACCGGGTGCTGCGACTGATCGAGGCCGAACGAATCACCAACTGGGGCGCCATGCCGACCATGGCCACCAGGATGCTCGAGCTCGACCTGTCCGCCTACGACCTGTCCTCGCTGGCGGCGTTCTCGCTGAACTCGGCGCCGTCCTCGGCCGCGCTGCAACAGGGACTGCGCGATCAGCTGCCTGTCGCGCGCAACGCCCTGGTGACCAGCTACGGGCTCACCGAATGCAGCACCGCGGCGACGCTGGCCGGCTCGGCAGAGCTCGCCGCGTTCCCGGACACCGTGGGCCGCCCGGTTCTCGGCGTCACGCTGGAGATCCGGGACAACTCCGGGAACCTCGTGCCCGACGGCACCGAAGGCGAGATCTACCTGCGCAGCCCATACGTGATGCTCGGTTACTGGCAGGACGAGGCGGCGACGGCCGCGGCGATCACCGCGGACCGGTGGCTGCGCACCGGCGACATCGGCGTCCTGGAGGACGGCAGACTGCGCTTGTCCGGACGCCGCTCGGATCTCATCCTGCGTGGCGGGGAGAACGTCTATCCCACCGAGATCGAGCAGTGCCTCGAGGAGCACCCCGCGGTGCGCGAATGCGCCGTCGTCGGCGTGCCGGATGCCGACCTCGGGCAGCAGGTCGCCGCCCTGGTCGTGGTCGAGAGCGCGACGGCGACAACCGAAGACGAGCTGCGCGCGTTCACCGCCGAACGGCTCGCCTACTACAAGGTGCCCGCACGCTGGCGGCTCACCACCACCGCACTCCCGCGCAACGCGACCGGCAAGGTCGTACGTACCGGCCTGGAGGTGTGA
- a CDS encoding flavin-containing monooxygenase: MTSTALPRVCVIGAGPSGITVAKRLQDHGIPFDCYEASDEVGGNWYFKNPNGMSACYQSLHIDTSKFRLAFEDFPPPEEWPDFPHHSQLFQYFRDYVDHFGVRDRIMFNTTVIGAERGEDGRWLITTSDGHTRDYDALVVCNGHHWDPRIPDYPGEFDGTLLHSHAYNDPFDPVDMRGKRVVVVGMGNSGLDIASELSQRFLAAKLYVSARRGVWVLPKYVNGKVGDKRSMPRWIPPTVALKLKQRFVRKFRGNMANYGLPEPDHLPFEAHPSASEEFLHRAGCGDIAFKPAITALEGPRVRFADGSAEEVDVIVCATGYRISFPFFAEPDLLPDSENRFPLFKQMMKPGIDNLFFLGLAQPLPTLVNFAEQQSKLVAAYLTGRYHPPTAQEMAAAIRSAESARKGRYYDSPRHTIQIEFEPYVRDMRRELTHGAKRAAAAGNSLPVPAQAMQNV; encoded by the coding sequence ATGACGTCAACCGCACTTCCCCGGGTCTGCGTGATCGGCGCGGGACCCTCCGGGATCACCGTCGCCAAGCGCCTACAGGACCACGGCATCCCGTTCGACTGCTACGAGGCGTCCGACGAAGTCGGCGGCAACTGGTACTTCAAGAACCCCAACGGCATGTCGGCCTGCTACCAGAGCCTGCACATCGACACGTCCAAGTTCCGCTTGGCTTTCGAGGACTTTCCGCCGCCCGAGGAATGGCCGGACTTTCCGCACCATTCGCAGCTGTTCCAGTACTTCCGCGATTACGTCGACCATTTCGGCGTCCGCGACCGAATCATGTTCAACACCACAGTGATCGGCGCAGAGCGCGGCGAGGACGGCCGCTGGCTGATCACCACCAGCGATGGACATACCAGGGACTACGACGCGTTGGTCGTCTGCAACGGCCACCACTGGGACCCTCGAATTCCGGACTACCCCGGTGAATTCGACGGCACGCTGCTGCACAGCCACGCCTACAACGACCCGTTCGACCCCGTGGACATGCGCGGCAAGCGCGTCGTGGTGGTCGGCATGGGCAATTCCGGCCTGGACATCGCCTCCGAACTGTCCCAGCGCTTCCTTGCCGCGAAACTGTACGTCTCCGCCCGCCGCGGAGTTTGGGTGCTGCCGAAGTACGTCAACGGCAAGGTGGGCGACAAGCGCTCGATGCCGCGGTGGATCCCACCGACGGTGGCGCTCAAGCTCAAGCAGCGGTTCGTCCGCAAGTTCCGGGGCAACATGGCGAACTACGGCCTGCCCGAGCCCGACCACCTGCCGTTCGAGGCGCATCCATCGGCCAGCGAGGAGTTCCTGCACCGGGCCGGCTGCGGCGATATCGCGTTCAAGCCCGCGATCACCGCGCTGGAGGGGCCGCGGGTGCGTTTCGCCGACGGCAGCGCCGAGGAGGTGGACGTGATCGTCTGCGCCACGGGCTACCGCATCTCCTTCCCGTTCTTCGCCGAACCAGACTTGTTGCCCGACAGCGAGAATCGCTTCCCGCTGTTCAAGCAGATGATGAAGCCGGGCATCGACAACCTGTTCTTCCTCGGCTTGGCCCAGCCGTTGCCGACGCTGGTGAACTTCGCCGAGCAGCAGAGCAAGTTGGTCGCGGCCTATCTCACCGGCCGCTACCACCCGCCGACAGCGCAGGAGATGGCGGCGGCCATCCGGTCTGCGGAGTCGGCCAGGAAGGGCCGCTACTACGACTCGCCGCGGCACACTATCCAGATCGAGTTCGAGCCGTATGTGCGGGACATGCGGCGCGAACTGACGCATGGCGCGAAAAGGGCTGCAGCCGCAGGGAATTCGCTTCCGGTCCCGGCCCAGGCGATGCAGAATGTGTGA
- a CDS encoding N-acyl-D-amino-acid deacylase family protein — MYDTIIANGRWFDSTGAPSAIRHLGIHDGRIATVSADPLDDPDCPTIVDATGKWVIPGMIDIHTHYDVEVLQHPALTESVRHGVTTVLLGSCSLSTIHVGAADAGDLFGRVEAIPRKHVLAAVGAHKTWRSAHEYVAALEQLPLGPNIAAFIGHSDIRAAQLGLERATRKDVRLTAGELAGMAAKLTEALEAGFVGMSSQQLMFDKLDGEVCRSRTLPSTYATTRERHRLNAILRRCGRVLQGGPDAARPQSMVTMAASSLGLFRRPLKVSLLAAADIKAIPAVVHVFPLIARVIGALGGNFRWQHLPVPFEVYADGIDLVVFEEFGSGAEALHLADQVDNRRELLRDEQYRRRFRADYDKKFRPRVWHRDFFDAHIVECPDAAVVGKTFGQVGLDRGGVHPVDAFLDLVVQHGSKVRWRTTISNHRPDVLDRLAADPGVQVGFSDAGAHLRNMAFYNFGLRFLRRVRDAADAGRPFLSVERAVHRLTGELADWYGLEAGHLRVGDRADVVVLDPDRLDDSLDAYAESPIVPFDNLSRMVNRNDETVTAVFVGGVRVFADGTPDPVLGTRRTGRFLRATTIGR, encoded by the coding sequence ATGTACGACACCATCATCGCGAACGGACGCTGGTTCGACAGCACGGGCGCGCCCTCGGCTATCCGGCACCTCGGGATCCACGACGGCCGGATCGCGACCGTCTCGGCCGACCCACTCGACGATCCGGACTGTCCGACCATCGTCGACGCCACCGGAAAGTGGGTGATCCCCGGCATGATCGATATCCACACCCACTACGACGTCGAGGTGCTGCAACATCCGGCGCTGACCGAATCGGTTCGGCACGGCGTCACCACGGTGCTGCTGGGCTCATGTTCGCTGTCGACCATCCACGTCGGCGCCGCCGACGCGGGTGATCTGTTCGGGCGCGTCGAGGCGATTCCGCGCAAGCACGTGCTCGCCGCGGTCGGTGCGCACAAGACCTGGCGTTCGGCGCACGAGTACGTGGCCGCGCTGGAACAGCTGCCACTCGGCCCGAACATCGCCGCGTTCATCGGGCATTCGGATATCCGCGCCGCGCAGCTCGGCTTGGAGCGTGCCACCCGCAAGGACGTCCGGCTCACTGCCGGCGAACTGGCCGGGATGGCGGCGAAGCTCACCGAGGCGCTGGAGGCCGGGTTCGTCGGCATGTCCTCCCAGCAGCTGATGTTCGACAAACTCGACGGAGAGGTGTGCCGATCGCGCACCCTGCCGTCCACCTACGCGACCACCCGGGAGCGACACCGGCTCAACGCGATTCTGCGCCGGTGCGGACGGGTGCTGCAGGGTGGGCCCGACGCGGCACGGCCGCAGAGCATGGTCACCATGGCCGCGAGCAGCCTCGGCCTGTTCCGCCGCCCGCTGAAGGTCAGCCTGCTCGCGGCCGCCGACATCAAGGCGATTCCCGCGGTGGTGCACGTATTTCCGCTGATCGCGCGGGTGATCGGCGCGCTGGGCGGCAACTTCCGCTGGCAGCACCTTCCGGTGCCGTTCGAGGTCTATGCCGATGGCATCGACCTGGTGGTGTTCGAGGAGTTCGGTTCCGGCGCCGAGGCACTGCACCTGGCCGATCAGGTGGACAACCGACGGGAACTGCTGCGCGACGAACAGTACCGCCGCCGCTTCCGCGCGGACTACGACAAGAAATTCCGCCCCCGGGTGTGGCACCGCGATTTCTTCGACGCGCACATCGTCGAATGCCCCGACGCGGCGGTGGTCGGCAAGACCTTCGGCCAGGTCGGCCTGGACCGCGGTGGCGTGCATCCGGTGGACGCGTTCCTCGACCTCGTGGTCCAGCACGGCAGCAAGGTTCGTTGGCGCACAACGATTTCCAACCATCGACCGGACGTGCTCGATCGGCTCGCCGCCGATCCCGGTGTGCAGGTGGGATTCTCCGACGCGGGGGCGCATCTGCGCAACATGGCCTTCTACAACTTCGGGCTCCGCTTCCTGCGCCGAGTGCGCGATGCGGCCGACGCTGGTCGGCCGTTTCTGTCGGTGGAGCGGGCGGTGCACCGGCTCACCGGTGAACTCGCCGACTGGTACGGCCTGGAGGCCGGGCACCTGCGGGTGGGTGACCGGGCCGATGTCGTCGTGCTGGATCCGGACCGCCTGGACGATTCGCTGGACGCCTATGCCGAATCGCCGATCGTCCCGTTCGACAACCTGTCGCGCATGGTGAACCGCAACGACGAGACGGTCACCGCGGTGTTCGTCGGCGGCGTGCGGGTATTCGCCGACGGCACACCGGATCCCGTGCTCGGCACGCGCCGGACCGGCCGCTTCCTGCGCGCGACGACCATCGGCCGGTAG
- a CDS encoding serine hydrolase domain-containing protein produces MTTTTSTTTSGFCAERFARVRTELESRLASGDELGASICVTIDGEPVVDLWGGYRDPERTTPWTDDTLVNVFSLTKTMTALCALLLVERGELDVHAKVARYWPEFAANGKGDIEIRHLLAHTSGVSGWQQPIALADIYDAEASAARLASQPPWWEPGTASGYHALDYGHLIGAVIRRVTGCSLGEFFAEELAGPLDADFHIGTAPEHHGRIATLIPPAVPEFDLAALDQGSILVKTLTSPLLDIAETAGAAWRQAEIGAVNGHGNARSVARVQSLVSCGGELGGRRLLSDETIDLIFQQQSDGVDLALLVPLRFGIGYGLPQPQTAPEVPDGRVCWWAGYGGAMVVNDLDHRLTFAYTMNRMAPGLIGSDRADAYLRATFEAVRR; encoded by the coding sequence ATGACCACCACGACAAGCACCACCACTTCGGGATTCTGTGCCGAGCGATTCGCGCGGGTGCGAACGGAACTGGAGAGCCGGCTCGCGTCCGGCGACGAACTCGGCGCGTCGATCTGCGTCACGATCGATGGTGAACCGGTCGTCGACCTGTGGGGCGGCTACCGCGATCCCGAGCGCACCACGCCGTGGACCGACGACACCTTGGTCAACGTCTTCTCCCTCACCAAGACCATGACCGCGCTCTGCGCGCTGCTGCTGGTCGAGCGCGGCGAACTGGACGTGCACGCGAAGGTGGCCAGGTACTGGCCGGAGTTCGCGGCGAACGGCAAGGGCGACATCGAGATTCGTCATCTGCTCGCGCACACCTCCGGCGTCTCGGGCTGGCAGCAGCCGATCGCGCTGGCCGATATCTATGACGCGGAGGCGTCCGCCGCCCGCCTCGCGAGCCAGCCGCCGTGGTGGGAGCCGGGCACCGCCTCGGGGTATCACGCGCTCGACTACGGCCACCTGATCGGCGCGGTCATCCGCCGGGTCACCGGATGTTCGCTGGGCGAGTTCTTCGCCGAGGAGCTCGCCGGGCCGCTGGACGCCGATTTCCACATCGGCACCGCGCCCGAACACCACGGGCGGATCGCCACGCTGATTCCCCCCGCGGTACCGGAATTCGACCTGGCAGCGCTCGACCAGGGCAGCATCCTGGTCAAGACGCTCACCAGCCCGCTGCTCGACATCGCCGAAACGGCCGGCGCGGCGTGGCGGCAAGCCGAGATCGGCGCGGTGAACGGGCACGGCAACGCGCGCTCGGTGGCACGGGTGCAATCGCTGGTGTCCTGCGGCGGCGAACTGGGCGGCCGGAGACTGTTGTCGGACGAGACGATCGATCTGATCTTCCAGCAGCAGTCCGATGGGGTGGATCTCGCGCTGCTGGTGCCGCTGCGATTCGGCATCGGCTACGGTCTGCCGCAGCCGCAGACCGCCCCGGAGGTGCCCGACGGGCGGGTGTGCTGGTGGGCCGGGTACGGCGGTGCGATGGTGGTCAACGACCTGGACCACCGGCTCACCTTCGCCTACACCATGAACCGGATGGCGCCGGGCCTGATCGGCTCCGACCGCGCCGACGCCTATCTGCGCGCGACGTTCGAGGCGGTGCGCCGATGA
- a CDS encoding alpha/beta fold hydrolase, translated as MDVFEHRGRAVVFDRGGSGSPVVFLHNAGAQRRIWDDQVAALRHEHEVFALDLPGYGRSEQPAAGYRLTDYVDMLAAFLSAHRLTDVVLIGNCLGSATSLRYTMQHPAGVRALVLINPLTWDTVSSGQSAGLAWADARLPLAPVAGRLSLPGWVVSLIVANQLGPRGRGRKQQYEPRVRAHWSDRGRLTALHGLVQDFPAYRALDTFDPPPGFPPICTIWGRRNRILSAEAGKRLDRALRPHTAVELPDCGHLPMVEDPDRVTEIISGFLAATGTAAVRAQTNG; from the coding sequence GTGGACGTGTTCGAGCATCGAGGCAGGGCCGTGGTCTTCGATCGCGGGGGTAGCGGGTCTCCGGTCGTGTTCCTGCACAATGCAGGTGCGCAACGCCGCATCTGGGACGACCAGGTCGCGGCGCTGCGGCACGAGCACGAGGTCTTCGCGCTCGATCTTCCCGGATACGGGCGATCCGAGCAGCCCGCGGCGGGCTACCGGCTCACCGACTATGTGGACATGCTCGCGGCGTTCCTCAGCGCTCACCGGCTCACCGACGTGGTGTTGATCGGCAATTGCCTCGGCAGCGCCACCTCGCTGCGCTACACCATGCAGCATCCGGCCGGGGTGCGCGCCCTCGTCCTGATCAATCCGCTCACCTGGGACACCGTGAGTTCGGGGCAGTCGGCGGGACTGGCCTGGGCCGACGCGCGGCTGCCGCTGGCACCGGTGGCCGGCCGGCTCAGCCTGCCCGGCTGGGTGGTCTCGCTGATCGTCGCGAATCAGCTGGGCCCGCGTGGCCGCGGGCGGAAACAACAATACGAGCCGCGAGTGCGGGCGCACTGGTCCGATCGGGGCAGGCTGACCGCCCTGCACGGCCTGGTCCAGGATTTCCCGGCCTACCGCGCGTTGGACACGTTCGATCCGCCCCCGGGCTTCCCGCCGATCTGCACGATCTGGGGTCGGCGCAATCGCATCCTCTCCGCCGAGGCGGGCAAGCGACTCGATCGTGCGCTGCGGCCGCATACCGCGGTGGAGCTACCCGACTGCGGTCACCTTCCCATGGTGGAGGACCCGGATCGGGTCACCGAGATCATCAGCGGCTTCCTCGCGGCGACCGGCACGGCAGCCGTCCGCGCACAAACGAACGGCTGA
- a CDS encoding TetR/AcrR family transcriptional regulator has protein sequence MRTNANTSLRDEQKLQTRARLMEAAKELFTARGYAAVRVDDIAAAVGCSRATFYLHFAGKLEILRAIAEQGTAPSALHFYQDLDRVLEAGSRAEFVGWVTRAIEWFHEYKDLLPAWDEATTLEPEFREVARNGILALPNAMTAYLAAWPADRKDEARLRVELLVAQLERFFTRWAMQGTIDVSAEQAAEVLTDIWFPALQAPTAPN, from the coding sequence ATGCGAACGAACGCGAACACCAGCCTGCGGGACGAGCAGAAGCTGCAAACCAGGGCCCGGCTGATGGAAGCCGCCAAGGAGTTGTTCACCGCCCGCGGCTACGCGGCCGTGCGGGTGGACGACATCGCCGCAGCGGTCGGCTGCAGCCGCGCCACCTTCTATCTGCATTTCGCGGGAAAGCTGGAGATCCTGCGCGCGATCGCCGAGCAGGGCACCGCGCCCAGCGCGCTGCACTTCTATCAGGATCTCGACCGGGTGCTGGAGGCGGGTTCGCGCGCCGAGTTCGTCGGCTGGGTGACCCGCGCGATCGAATGGTTCCACGAGTACAAGGACCTGCTGCCCGCCTGGGACGAGGCGACCACGCTGGAGCCGGAGTTCCGCGAGGTCGCCCGCAACGGCATTCTCGCACTGCCCAACGCGATGACGGCCTACCTCGCCGCCTGGCCGGCCGACCGCAAGGACGAAGCGCGACTGCGCGTGGAACTGCTTGTGGCGCAACTGGAGCGGTTCTTCACCCGATGGGCGATGCAGGGCACCATCGACGTCTCGGCGGAGCAGGCCGCCGAGGTGCTCACCGATATCTGGTTTCCGGCACTACAGGCGCCGACCGCGCCGAACTGA
- a CDS encoding DoxX family protein: MLLRRLARPLLATAFVIDGVDTLRRPDERVKAATELVERGQRQLPDEIAGKLPSDPATVVQINAFAQVGGGVLLALGKAPRLAALVLAATVVPATITEQDFWNEQDPARKSAKRTAFLKDLGLLGGLMIAAADTEGKPSLGWRGRRAARDAAATVSAALPFGATTNGVTGAALRRQAHEAAERARALGAVAASKGAELAETAQRHGPDWAEVAKERGSDLAGAAKVHGAEWAEIARERGTDWAEIAREQGADWAEIAREHGADWAEIAKEHGADWAEIAKERGGHFADLAKQRSAEWAEIAKERGAELAEVAKHRGPEIAGEARERGAHTAHLARERGARAAHAAREKLEAQRH, from the coding sequence ATGTTGTTGCGCCGACTCGCCCGGCCGCTACTGGCCACTGCGTTCGTCATCGATGGAGTCGATACGCTGCGGCGCCCGGACGAGCGGGTCAAGGCCGCGACCGAACTGGTAGAGCGGGGACAGCGGCAGCTTCCCGACGAGATTGCCGGAAAGTTGCCCTCTGATCCGGCGACCGTGGTGCAGATCAACGCGTTCGCCCAGGTGGGCGGCGGCGTGTTGCTGGCGCTCGGGAAGGCGCCGCGCCTGGCCGCCCTGGTGCTCGCCGCGACCGTCGTGCCCGCGACCATCACCGAGCAAGATTTCTGGAACGAGCAGGACCCCGCGCGGAAGTCAGCGAAGCGCACCGCGTTCCTGAAGGACCTCGGGCTGCTCGGCGGCCTGATGATCGCCGCCGCCGACACCGAGGGCAAGCCGTCCCTGGGCTGGCGCGGACGCCGGGCCGCACGTGACGCAGCCGCCACGGTATCGGCGGCGCTACCGTTCGGGGCGACCACGAACGGCGTTACCGGAGCCGCACTGCGCAGGCAGGCGCATGAGGCGGCGGAGCGAGCACGGGCGCTCGGGGCCGTCGCCGCGAGCAAAGGCGCGGAGCTGGCCGAGACGGCACAACGGCACGGGCCGGACTGGGCGGAGGTGGCGAAGGAACGCGGCAGCGATCTGGCCGGGGCCGCGAAGGTGCACGGCGCCGAGTGGGCCGAAATCGCCAGAGAACGCGGCACCGACTGGGCCGAAATCGCGAGGGAACAGGGCGCCGACTGGGCCGAAATCGCGAGGGAACACGGCGCGGACTGGGCCGAAATCGCGAAGGAGCACGGCGCCGACTGGGCCGAAATCGCCAAAGAGCGCGGGGGTCACTTCGCGGATCTGGCCAAGCAGCGCAGCGCGGAGTGGGCCGAAATCGCCAAGGAACGTGGCGCCGAGCTGGCCGAGGTCGCCAAGCACCGCGGACCCGAGATCGCGGGCGAAGCGCGGGAACGCGGGGCGCACACGGCCCATCTGGCACGAGAGCGTGGCGCACGAGCCGCACACGCCGCCCGCGAGAAGCTCGAGGCACAACGCCACTGA